The sequence ACCATCAGCTGGTTGTTACAGTTGGCGCCTTCCTGTTCTTCACCAACCTGCAACTTTAACCACACAGCCCAACATTAACTCTTCATTAAAAAGCTCACGATGCACTGGTGTTTATAGTAAGAGCTTTACCTGTTGTACCACGGTAACAGTGCCTGGAGCCATGGTAACCATGGAGGTGACGGCATCCTGAGTCTCTGTGACATGCTCAATATCACCTGAACAGAAGAAACACGCTGAGGTATAAAGAGAACCATCTAGCAAACATAGTGACTTCTAATACCTGAATCCTGTGGGTCCATTAATGGAGCTTCTGTTTGATGCTCTTCATTCTCCACAGACACATACTGGGCCTCTGTTTCCTGACCCGCCTGCTTATTTAAACACATTGtagaacaaagtgaaacaaaaaaaaaaaccatctgtATGGAGTAAAACAGCAAATTTAAGAACTATTTACCTCAAAATGGCCATCGACAATTTTTAGGCTGTGTTTGCTCTTGAGGTGACGGTTCAACTCCCACTTTGTTCGATAAACACAGTCACATTCAGGACATATCATACCACctaaacaaaataagataaagaaATGTTGACAGatgatgaaaacttttttttttccatgtatctatttatttagcacacattaaaacaacatttaaggTGCAAGGAGGGAACGAAGCCCAGAGGGCTTATATaagagctccacccctttcaataaacacaaacaatttaaaataaaggctaataaataaacacttgagacaaaatgtacaattcaactttgatatatgaggaaaactaatatataaacaaatttcacaaaattaatatcaaaagaaaaatgaaaatattaatagaagatcaaaaaataaatataaaattaatacatatatacagtatatgtgcatacatatatactgtatataatcatGGTGGCATAAATTAAAATGAGAGAGGGCATGAAGTAATTAGTCGTTTGTTTGcacaatgtagcaaaaataatcTGTGTGCAGATATTTGTCAAAAGAACGAGATAGTTTGGACCTTGTTGTTTCACAGCGTCAGCATCAGGCAGTCCCGGTTTAACGTCCTCATAAGTCTGATCAGGGTGTTTCAGATTGTAGTGACGCTTCAGGGCCGCAGCATTGTTACAGGAGTACTGACAGTGAGCACACTGAAACGGCTACCAGGACAGAAATAACCACACACCAGGTCAGCGACAGTGAAATGTATTTATGGCGACATGGAGAGTTGTTCTGTGTTTGAAACTGTGTTTCTGACCTTAAATTCACAATGTTGTTCCATGTGTCTGAGCAAAGATGGTCTGGAACCAGAGGTGTAGTCACACACTGAGCATTGAAACTGCTTCCctggacaaaaaaacaacactcatCACCATTTCATTGCTATTGATTAGTTCATTTTGTCGTACCTTTATCTGTGTGGCTCAGTCGGTGGCTTTTCAGCGTGCCTTTGGATTTGAACTTTTTGCCACACAGGTCACACAGATGTGGCCTGTCTGTGTTGTGTCGGTTCATGTGCGTTTTCAGGTTGCTCCTGCTACGGGAGGCGTAGTCGCACATACTGCAGGTGTATGGTTTCACACCTGCAAGCAAAAACACACGCAAAAACTAAACTTAACAAATCACTTCTGATGagacagaaataaaagaaaagaggtGATCATTGTCTTAATTGCCAGATCTTAGGGCCAGAtgggaaaaagagagaaaatgaaCCTTTAGGATTGAACTTTAATATATAAGCCTAGATATCGCGATATCAAAACGTTACAAAATGTGACATCGAGGGTATACAATTATGCTCGGTGGgtccgttaaaaaaaaaaatccacacatacACTCCagattgtttttactttttatattcCTATCAATTTGAAAATATCATACCAAGAGTTAGTATGTAACAGTATGTCCAGAGTCAAACAAAAGTGTGGTtagttttacatatttttctgtttgtaaaaaaaagtgtatcatATCGTTATCGCGAGCCCATTATTGTCTatcacagtgtttttcaaccttggggtcgtgatcccatgtggggtcacctggaattaacaCTGCGACATCTGAAGTGTCTAGGAAttggaaagaagaaaaaaataaataaaaattatatatatatatataaaataactgattaaaattctactgttatttttgaaaaaataaaaacattcttttttaaatcaacactATTATAATACACAATATCATCTAATCTCAAACTTtctaaaatgtaaatctagctcaaataaaatgtagtataaaaatatctgaggtggcgtGTCACTTATCTACTATGTATTTATAACACACGataacaaatatgatcaaaaaataagtcttaaaaaaaaatatctctgtGGTCAATAATGAgcgtgatattaaaatggggtcatgaccctaaaaggttgggaacctctggtcTATTGTAATATATTGTGAACACAGTGTATCGTTCCACACTGCAAAACAAGTTACACATCTTCCCAGCGAAACACAAACGACGATCTCCGTTCGTTTGGCTTTTCATCATTTTCCGAATCACATGACATGTTTCTATGCGTGCCCTCCGTGACATCTATGTATACTTTCTGTCTCATTCGCCTATCTGGTAGCTAGACAGGAGTGTGTGTTCCGTGTCACACCTTGATGGGCCCAGATGTGTTGCTGAAAGTCGCTGCTGTTCTTCAGGAAGTACGAGTCACAGTACGGGCACATCTCTGCACGCTGCACCATCATTCCTTTACCTCGTGCAGCTGGTGCGTCTGTCCAAAAACATGGAATACGGTGAGCGAACGGGCACGTACACACACAGCTGGGATGTGATGTCTAGATGAAACACAATGTCCAGATTATCCAAACAGTAGCTCTAGCCACATAAACTGTGACACCGACCAAACATTGTGCCAACACAGTGGGTGACCAGATGGTTCATAAAAATAGCAGCGCAGTCTGTTTCTGGcacataaacattaaacaaatgcAGGTGGAAAGTGGTTTCGACAAATGGTTTTCAAAGAGAGAACAAGACTCTCTAGAGGACTGTGTCACATGACTAAATTTGTAATGTCTGGTATATTAACTTTTCAGATAAATTATAGCTTTAGGGAATCAAAACTCAActcttttaaaatgtgaaaagtatCAGTTTATTCACCAGTGAAATATATGTATTAACCTGCATCTCTGCCATTTTCTGCTCTTAAAATACCAACAGTGTAAAAACACCCAcaagaacagtggttcccaaccttttacaggccatgaccccatttttatatacAAATTTGGTTTGAGGATGTGTGTGGTaaagaatattaataattattgtatatctgtacagtggggcaaaaaagtatttagtcagccaccaattgtgcaagttctccaaCTTAAAATtctgagagaggcctgtaattttcatcataggtttacctcaactatgagggacaaaatgagaaaaaaaaaatccagaaaatcaaattgggagaacttgcacaattggtggctgactaaatacttttttgccccactgtattatatttgtatatttttattattattaatttatcttttttcCACTGTATTGTGTGCACTTAACAATTTTTAACTTAAttactgtatgtatgtttttttttttttcttgttacgTGTTTCTTCTTTATATTTGCAATATTTCTCAAGCCTCTGTAACAAAATAATTTCCCCCAGGAATCAATAAAGTATGCCTGatttaaacaatgaaaacaaatttcataataattccaaaaaactaaaatataactttaatcagtattttttattaactactagacatttcagaggacacccattttaattccaggcgaccccacgtgGGGCCACGAGTCACAACCCCctgtttgaaaaacactgcactagAATCATTCATATTGTTCTTCTTGTCTccacatgtgtttgtgtgcttctTACCAGGATGAGATGTTTTAATGTGACTTTTCAGCCTGTGCTCTGACAAGCTTTGTTTGCAAACAGGGCAGCTCACAGCCTTTCCCTGTAAACATCAATAGTGTAAAGTATACATCATTcatttcttcatttaaaaaaaaaaagaatagcaTGTCATTACGGTAATTAATGACCTTTTCCTGATGCGTCTTGAGGTGGGCTTGAAGTTTGTACTTGTCAGACGTCGTGTATTTACATCCTGTTTTTGAACAAGCCAGTGACAGGCCACTGTGCTTCTGCAACTGGTGTCGCTTTAAAGAGCTCTTGGTGATGGAGGAGTAGCTACACTTGGAACAGTAGTGCGAGTGCTCCttggtgtgtgtgcgcacgtggACGTTGTAATGAACTTTGTACCAGAAGAGTTTACCTGTGCAGTAAACGTGTGCGTTTAGAAGCAGTAAATGCTGTTCAACACTAAAGGAAtatagttgttgtttgttttaaaatccatttttttacTTCAACAACAAACAGTTCATCATCTTACCGCAGTATTGGCATTCCAGCTCTCCATAAATCTTCCTGAGCCGCTGAAAAATCTCCATACTAAGCTGAGTCTTTTTaagagaagaaaaaacctcCTGGAAGGCATTTTGATGGACTAACTGTGAGCCCTACCAGAAGAGATGAACAAATCAGAAACACGTCAAAACAGCACAGCCTTCATAAAAATCAAATTATACTTATTTGGAGAAATCCAAATAAATTAGTAAAACTCTAGCAATgatagaggtgtaaagagtactgatatatccaacTCAagtagtactgttacttgattgaaattgtactcaagtacaagttagggctgggcgactaattgcatttgcgatattatcgcaatatcataaaatgtgattttctaatcgcaaaagtggcaattttttatattttttttcttctcctgtcttgttaagttcagagtgtgtTTAAAAAGTGCAGTCCACTTGTtgacatgtttcatgaaatgtgaagttagttagatatgtttaagaggtaaagccacagatttgtttgctttattgttgtaatccgtgctttaaaatgtttattttatatttatttaaagtttaaataaatctaaaattgtttattatgaaacagattgatttttggtaataaatcctgCCACGGCTTCCTTGCAATCAGTAAACATCTCGTGTTTCAAATGTcaaattgtcaaaatgtacaattctttttaaataaaataacaccaatcaaTTCGATtagaaataatacaatttatcaggctctaagtatagaatAGTTCCCAGgtcatttatgaactctaaaactaagaaaataaccagcattcaatgctgttttggcgccatgCGTTAcgtttattctgattggtcggctatgatgtgatgcatttgattgttgtctgcctggtcatttcattttttatagtttcacaatgtccgttgatcattttaaaacaaaaaaataataatttacacaggggtgtagaaatgtatcaaattacTTTACTGATTTTGAAACATActaaagtacaaataaaatgacttatttagaaatgtactcaaaaaagtacaagtaccaataacagcaactcaattacagtaacacgagtacttgtaatccattttTTTCACCTCTGAGCATTGTTAACATAGTAAGACAAAAAGACTTTAAACTTGTATTAAAGCCTCTACAATCAGTTAGAATCCAAGaatgttcattgtttttatcACTTTATCCTTAATACTGTTAGTATGGGTCGGCTGGAGTTTAACAATGATCCCTATAAATATGAACAAATATtggtaatagtaataaaaagcaTGATTTATGTGTGAGAATCCTGCCCATCTTTGGTCGTcctaaaataaaagctttgctCACCTTTGTCTTTGCAGCTGTTGAAGGAGCTAGAAATGCAGATGTGTTTCCaggtgttgtgtttgtgtttgccaGAGTCTTGTCTTGCAGAGGTGGAGTCTGAGTGCTCTCTGGTGTTAAACAGGTGTGTGCGCCATCTTTGTTTGCACCTTCAGCTGCAGTGCTCTCCGTAGCCGATGGGCAATCATCAGGACTCTCCTGAGAATTCAACTTATCACTGGTTTTGAGCTCATctgtttctttctcttcttcctGTGCATGCACTTCCTCCTCCTGGGATTCTGCCCATTGTTGATCCACTGTTCCCGTCAGCATCACTCCTTCTTTTCCTCCACCCTGAGCACCTTCGCCCCCCAATGCTACTCCTTCTACCTGTAGCCCTCCTCTGTCTGCGCGCTCACCCTCCTCACTCTCCCACAGTCCTCGTCCAGGCTGGATGAGGTAGAAGCTGCTGTTTATAGAACCAGTAAAAGCCTGCTCCTGGTCTAGCTCAGGGTGACACTCTTTCAGGTGCTTCTTTAGTCTCTGCGAGCTGACAAACTTCTCGTCGCACCTGCAGCAGAGGTAAATGAAGATGTGCCTTCTGACGTGAGCAGTGAGTGCAGACATTTTAGTGGCAGCGTGGTCACAGAGAACACAGGCGAAGGGACGCTGGGGTCCGTGGACTAAGAGGTGACGCTCCCGTTCTAACTGGTTCTTGAAGCGACGGTTACAGGTGGGGCAGTGATACAGGAGTTGTCTGAGACCCTGACGAGTCTTTAATctgaacagaaaaaaaggaTTTCAACCAATCTCACATTTTGAACATTTGCTCTAAAGATTCAGGACTTcccaatttatttctttttgctgAATAATAAGAAATGCAAAGACTGTATATAATATTGTTTACCCTCAACTGATAAATTGCTTGTAAATCTTTCAAAACAACatgtatgaataaaaaataatgttaaacgAAAACCTTCTCTTGATATCAAATgtttatcaaaattaaaataataattcaatttaaGATAATTGAAACAAGGGCACTCAGAGAGAGCAAACCtccgccaaatatcctctttgccagataatGACAGATATCTGGATCAGGGATCATGTGATCATTCATATTTTGAATGCTTGTAAGAAATGTATATTCCCATTAATAATGACAGtatgtccaaatgtatgggtacCCCCCATTTTGGGGAAAAATCGCAATGAAACGAGCAATCTAAATCCGATCCAAATGAAACTCAAAATGCTAATTGAaaaaccaacccgacataacggAATCAAATTTTATAAAGATCGGTGATCTACTGTAGATCCcctatgaaatataaatataatggaTTCTTCCATGGTGCTCACAATCaaataaacaccagtgaaaatatgaccaTATCTCTTTAGCTGAGGTAAATATTTGGTGACATTTTTTCTGACATCATTGAtactgatttctttttttttttctgattggctCACAGAAATTGTATAATTCCTGATATTAtgaaaaaagcaacaattaTTTCCTATAGTCACTCTAGTGTACAAATATAACAACCGGTACATAATGATAAAGATAATCAATAACTAGCTTCCTGATCCCTAGTGTGGATCTGTGTTTCCTCTTCCTCAAACCTCCTTAAAGCTCCAGCTCCCGTGGGTAAAAACCGAGCTCTCTGCTGTGGATCAAACCTGAGCTGCTGGTAACTCTGCTGAACTGCTGGATCTTCCAGGTTGTGTCGTTTCTCCATGTGTTTCAGCAAATTCTTCACGTCCGAGTACTTCTTCTCACAGAAGCTGCAGTGCTGCTTCACCTTCATGTGGACTCGTTCGATGTGAACCTGCacgtcacacacacaatcacaaacaACCACGGATACTGTATGATGAGACTAACACAAGCACGGCAAAAAGATCAAGGTTCCCATTTTAAAGTGCGTACTACACATACAGGTAGTCTCAATGTCAGTGATGACAAGAAAGTACCTTCAGGTGTCCTTGGCTGAGGCAGTTGAATGGACAATGTGGACACGTGAACTTCTCCCCCGTGTGCTTCCTCACGTGAACATTCAGGTTGGCtgtaaaagaaatgaaaacaatcctcccattcttttctccCTCAGTTCATTTGTAAAGAAAATGAACATGCTTACCTTTAATGGCGGAGGCGTAGTCACAGTGTGGACACTGGAAGGGTTTCTCCTGAGTGTGGATCCGCAGGTGATCCACCAAAGTGTGTCTGAACTTAAAAATCTTATTGCAGAACTCGCATGCAAAAATCTTCAACTGCCTCTGAAGTAAACTATAAGACAAAGTATGATGGAGTGAGACATTTTTTAATCTGGCACCGTCTGCGCACTAGACTATAGAACAAAAGCATAGTTAAAGAAGTGACAGGTAGACTGAATTTAGAGAGAAATAGCAGAAGAGATGAAACACAAATGACTGggggggtgaaaaaaaaaaaaaatcgattttgcGATGTATCGCGATTTTTtgggtgctgattttaaattgcttttttttattcaaaaaccatttttttaattcaaaaaactatttattttttttaatcaatatttttgtgtatttgtgcaatatttcagtggttacaatgctttcaatgtgttgcaatggctacttgatgcacttgattttatgatggcagtgaaaatgtgcaaaaacactaatagtAAATAATAAACAGGATGTaatgaagcaaatagttttgacgcaatttgtcctctgaataatcaatatcttctgatgaacatatacagcaacttaatttttcatctctatgtttaattttgatataaaCTGGTtagaatatcgcaatatatcacgACCCAAGTAttgtgatacgtatcgtattgcaacatccttgccaatactcacccctacaaATGACTTTGCACAAAGCAGATGTAGTCTGCTATATTTTACTGCTTTCATAAGGAATATGAGTTATTTCTGAATTACTTGGTGGCATCCTGCTTGATGGAATATTCCTGGAAACCTTTAGAATTTCCTGTTGCTGATGTTTGCGCTGAGGTGGTTTCAGACCTGTGAGAGGAAAAGATGTCCATCACGTGATCAGCAGATtgataaatgtacagtatatatcccAATATTGGAACACTAAACATGGTTTAAACAAGCCTCTGGTTGTTTATTCCAACTATTGTAcagttttgtatttaaaaatgataGTGAGTTGTGTTGTACCTCGTCTCCAGGCCAGTTTCTGGACTGGCTTCCATAGCTCCACTTGTGCCATCTTGGGATTTAGTCTGGAAATCTCCATTCTGAGTGACaatcaaataaattattaaaaatgttaaaaatggtttaaaaaaaaattagtttttttcacaGCTTTCTTTTAACTACTAATACTAAGCATTGTGGATATTAACTGGATTTAAGCAATAAATGCCAAACCAATGAAACCATTTTACTAATCTGACATCAACATCATAGCTGAACTTTGTggtaaaataaacttttttttttgtttctttcttaaAATCATACCTGTGCTTGTGGTTCAGATTCTCTTTGTACTGAACCGTCCACCAAAGGAACTATTTTAGAAATACCTGAAGGGATCAAGGTCTGCTTTAATCATCGGGTAAAAAAtggttttaatataaaaaaaaatttaaataagttaaaaaaaaaaaaaaaaaaaatggcacaatACGTTTTAAAAAGTCACCTGGGAACGTTTCATCTTCAGTCAGGACAACACTGATgactctttttttgttttctgtgttcaggTTTTCTACCTTTGACCCACGTTTGCTTCTGGAGGCTTTAAAGTTTTTTGCATCTACAAAGAGAgagtaaattttaaaaaaaaaatcattttccaaCATTTGGAGCATCAATTGGGAAAATCGAACCAGGTTGATTCTAAACTGGCCTTTCTCTGTTGGGTCTTTTGGTCTTTTTTGACTTAGTTTGATCTGGTTTTGCTCTCCTCCAGGATGTAGGTTTTCAGATGCTTCCCCTCCCGTTTCTTCATAAGAATgcactaaaataacaaaataaataaacagtctgGCATGTGCACACACAGTCTGTAAACTATAGATCTAGAGCGAGAAAATGCAAACATTTGCATTTATTCTTAATCAGCCCGTTAATATTAACCACCCCGTCTGAGTTACCATCTTCTTCTTCATGATCCTCCTCACTTATGCAGATGTGTTTGAGGATCTGTCGTCTGTTGCAAAATGAGCGATGACAGTTTCTGCATTCTAACTTCCCATCATGGGTGTCACCTTAAAAGGAgaaaacaaactctgagtcataAACAAAGAAGATGCTTTAAAGattagaatttttttgttttttgcaacaGTTACTTAAAAccgaagaggaaaaaaagattcTGACCATTATTGGTGTCACAGTGTTGGTCTCCCTCATCATTCATCTGTTCTTTTTGACCTTCATGTTCTGGTGATTGTGAAGACGCAGGCTTTCGCTCCAATAAGTCTCTGTGAAGCTTCTTTGTGGATCCTTTTGGTCTTCCCCGTTTTCTCTTTCCTAGGGTGTAAGAAGCcgaagttgtttaatttccttttgcattttaaatccttttacTAATTTGTATACATTTTACAATGTAGTTACACACAGCTTTTTAAGATCTGGACAATCCTGGGCACTGGCAAACACATGATCTTATGGTTGAAGGTAATAAATCTAATGCTGCGTTACTCCAACCTGTGAGGTTCTCCTTCAGCTCTGCTTGAAGTGGCTGCAAtgcaatgatgatgtcatctaGATGCGCCTGCTCTGGATGCTGCTGTGAACAGTGATCTACCAACTGGGAGCGACTGGGAGAAAAAAGGTTGCACAGCCGACACATGAACACAGAACCAGCTggtgaaagagaaaaggagAAAGTGGCAGTTTTAGAGACAGATTTTAATCATGGGATGTTGAATGGGCTTTCTCGCTTTCTATCTCTAGATTCATAAagtaataaacatatttttattttattttttgcattcgGCATTAGTTGTTTTCACCTCGGCcagtatggaagcccgtttccgccacaaaaaaaaaaaataaataaatcatcaaggaaagtcataattatgagaaacaaagtcataattatgagttagtaaagtcaaaattatgagaaagaaacatttttggtacatccatctgtacccatggcattgaccagaaatctccatttgttgttcaataaacTGAGCTACTTCAGCCACATGAGTTTTATCCCTTCGACGccagagcctctttttgcttagtatcttttcaaggttgcgtttactcagcatatttctatgtgaatttgcaagaaaagtatttcatcatttgtaaagccctgtctaaagtagtctttgatagtcttatcagccatctctcagtgtcagctcaccacatgaacaagctgctgtaaatgtgtttaagtatctcataattatgactttcaatctcataattatgacttactaactcataattatgacttactaactcataattatgactttctgtctcataactatgactttctatctcataattatgacttactaactcataattatgacttttttctcataattatgacttttttctcataattatgactttctatctcataattatgactttggtttgttttttgtttctatgCCTTATCACTCTGCAGGATCAAATatttaacaatgtatttaatCATGCTTTTGTTATGCCACGTTGTATTCAACAAATGTAGAAGAATCATCTTTTGGGGGGAAATGAAatacatgtgaatgaaaacaggTGCACTGTCTGCCTTTAGCCATAAACACAACATTACCTTATGCCCGATTAATGTGTGCTTTTAAGAAAGGTGGCAAGTGCCTCTTTAAAGTTTTACGATCGTTCCCTGGgtacaaaaactacattttgtcTGAACGGAGCCTACCAGTGATCCACACATGTGGATACAAACAGGATTGTTTTTATTACACCTATAACCGAAGCTAGCGCGACAACCCCAAAACCACATTCGCGCTTTAAGATAAAGTCATTTCTTACCTGCATTTTGTCCATTCATCTTCTACAACAAAGGTGAGACACACGTGTTGAAATTCCTTCGGTGATAAGATGTACtgcacatttaaaatcaacCGGTGGTTGGCTTTTAAAGTCTTGTTTATGCTTTACGGTGGTGTAAAATATCTGTCGAATCTGCTACGCAAGTCCGTGTTGTCAGCGGAAGTAACCAGACTATAACATGACTAATGCACTGATAGCGCCCTCTGTGGTAGAAGGAGTTTACTGCATGTTTGGTTGTGAAGttgagaaatgtgttttttccacagaaacacGTTTCAGGAACTTAAACTATTATTCAAATGCTGTTGAATATGGAATCAcaggaaaattagaatattataCACATGATATTCTTTAGGTACAAGctacagaagaggattagggccaattttgatggagaaaataattttaataaagtcGAGATTTCGAGAATAATGTCGAAATATAACATGCACTCCTTAAACTTATTTAAATGCTAATACTATTGTTTGTGACATATGTTTTATAGtgtaagaaaatatattttttaagcagtttgttgtatattttcatttttatacgTTCTTTTTATAATAACTTGTTTTCCACGCAAATATAtattagggttttttttctatagGTCATGCAACCCCTTGCTTATATACTATAAAGGTAATTTTTTATTCAGGTGAAAACTAAAACATTGTTTGgatgcatttaaaaatatatatatatatttagagagagagagagttaggATTGCTCTTAGAATATACTTAGAATACACATTTTAGAAACTGGTCAAACCAAATATAAAGATtaaagattcaaagtgtttattatcatgtgcACAGTAAAGAAACGTCTTTTCCTGCACAATTACGTTCTATTTTGCTCCCCACCTGGATgccacaaagaaataaaaataaaaacaaattttaaacaaagaacaaaaacccaaataaataaagaaaaaaatatagtgacaataattataataatttaaaaattaataacgATAAATATGTACATGGTAGAAAA is a genomic window of Gouania willdenowi chromosome 16, fGouWil2.1, whole genome shotgun sequence containing:
- the zfat gene encoding zinc finger protein ZFAT isoform X1 codes for the protein MNGQNAAGSVFMCRLCNLFSPSRSQLVDHCSQQHPEQAHLDDIIIALQPLQAELKENLTGKRKRGRPKGSTKKLHRDLLERKPASSQSPEHEGQKEQMNDEGDQHCDTNNGDTHDGKLECRNCHRSFCNRRQILKHICISEEDHEEEDVHSYEETGGEASENLHPGGEQNQIKLSQKRPKDPTEKDAKNFKASRSKRGSKVENLNTENKKRVISVVLTEDETFPGDFLKRISKIVPLVDGSVQRESEPQAQNGDFQTKSQDGTSGAMEASPETGLETRSETTSAQTSATGNSKGFQEYSIKQDATNLLQRQLKIFACEFCNKIFKFRHTLVDHLRIHTQEKPFQCPHCDYASAIKANLNVHVRKHTGEKFTCPHCPFNCLSQGHLKVHIERVHMKVKQHCSFCEKKYSDVKNLLKHMEKRHNLEDPAVQQSYQQLRLKTRQGLRQLLYHCPTCNRRFKNQLERERHLLVHGPQRPFACVLCDHAATKMSALTAHVRRHIFIYLCCRCDEKFVSSQRLKKHLKECHPELDQEQAFTGSINSSFYLIQPGRGLWESEEGERADRGGLQVEGVALGGEGAQGGGKEGVMLTGTVDQQWAESQEEEVHAQEEEKETDELKTSDKLNSQESPDDCPSATESTAAEGANKDGAHTCLTPESTQTPPLQDKTLANTNTTPGNTSAFLAPSTAAKTKGSQLVHQNAFQEVFSSLKKTQLSMEIFQRLRKIYGELECQYCGKLFWYKVHYNVHVRTHTKEHSHYCSKCSYSSITKSSLKRHQLQKHSGLSLACSKTGCKYTTSDKYKLQAHLKTHQEKGKAVSCPVCKQSLSEHRLKSHIKTSHPDAPAARGKGMMVQRAEMCPYCDSYFLKNSSDFQQHIWAHQGVKPYTCSMCDYASRSRSNLKTHMNRHNTDRPHLCDLCGKKFKSKGTLKSHRLSHTDKGKQFQCSVCDYTSGSRPSLLRHMEQHCEFKPFQCAHCQYSCNNAAALKRHYNLKHPDQTYEDVKPGLPDADAVKQQGGMICPECDCVYRTKWELNRHLKSKHSLKIVDGHFEQAGQETEAQYVSVENEEHQTEAPLMDPQDSGDIEHVTETQDAVTSMVTMAPGTVTVVQQLQVGEEQEGANCNNQLMVLQADGSLDGNQVMVVEETHGLEALTVLTQGDNTHHYIVYVQEHTVEIN
- the zfat gene encoding zinc finger protein ZFAT isoform X4 — encoded protein: MCRLCNLFSPSRSQLVDHCSQQHPEQAHLDDIIIALQPLQAELKENLTGKRKRGRPKGSTKKLHRDLLERKPASSQSPEHEGQKEQMNDEGDQHCDTNNGDTHDGKLECRNCHRSFCNRRQILKHICISEEDHEEEDVHSYEETGGEASENLHPGGEQNQIKLSQKRPKDPTEKDAKNFKASRSKRGSKVENLNTENKKRVISVVLTEDETFPGDFLKRISKIVPLVDGSVQRESEPQAQNGDFQTKSQDGTSGAMEASPETGLETRSETTSAQTSATGNSKGFQEYSIKQDATNLLQRQLKIFACEFCNKIFKFRHTLVDHLRIHTQEKPFQCPHCDYASAIKANLNVHVRKHTGEKFTCPHCPFNCLSQGHLKVHIERVHMKVKQHCSFCEKKYSDVKNLLKHMEKRHNLEDPAVQQSYQQLRLKTRQGLRQLLYHCPTCNRRFKNQLERERHLLVHGPQRPFACVLCDHAATKMSALTAHVRRHIFIYLCCRCDEKFVSSQRLKKHLKECHPELDQEQAFTGSINSSFYLIQPGRGLWESEEGERADRGGLQVEGVALGGEGAQGGGKEGVMLTGTVDQQWAESQEEEVHAQEEEKETDELKTSDKLNSQESPDDCPSATESTAAEGANKDGAHTCLTPESTQTPPLQDKTLANTNTTPGNTSAFLAPSTAAKTKGSQLVHQNAFQEVFSSLKKTQLSMEIFQRLRKIYGELECQYCGKLFWYKVHYNVHVRTHTKEHSHYCSKCSYSSITKSSLKRHQLQKHSGLSLACSKTGCKYTTSDKYKLQAHLKTHQEKGKAVSCPVCKQSLSEHRLKSHIKTSHPDAPAARGKGMMVQRAEMCPYCDSYFLKNSSDFQQHIWAHQGVKPYTCSMCDYASRSRSNLKTHMNRHNTDRPHLCDLCGKKFKSKGTLKSHRLSHTDKGKQFQCSVCDYTSGSRPSLLRHMEQHCEFKPFQCAHCQYSCNNAAALKRHYNLKHPDQTYEDVKPGLPDADAVKQQGGMICPECDCVYRTKWELNRHLKSKHSLKIVDGHFEQAGQETEAQYVSVENEEHQTEAPLMDPQDSGDIEHVTETQDAVTSMVTMAPGTVTVVQQLQVGEEQEGANCNNQLMVLQADGSLDGNQVMVVEETHGLEALTVLTQGDNTHHYIVYVQEHTVEIN